A genomic stretch from Schistosoma haematobium chromosome 2, whole genome shotgun sequence includes:
- a CDS encoding hypothetical protein (EggNog:ENOG41KOG1657~COG:K), whose amino-acid sequence MLSKNCNYLISSLKNNNIGNNNSSNNSSDNSSSSSNNDDNSNNNNNNNNSNDNSSDNKSSNDSGSSSNNNNGSNNSNNNSGNNNDNNIMFVYKTKSLTDS is encoded by the coding sequence ATGTTATCCAAAAATTGTAACTATTTGATTTCAtccttaaaaaataataatattggtaacaataatagtagtaataatagcagtgataatagtagtagtagtagtaataatgatgacaatagtaataataataataataataataatagtaatgataatagtagtgATAATAAAAGCAGTAATgatagtggtagtagtagtaataataataatggtagtaataatagtaataataatagtggtaataataatgataataatattatgtttgtatataaaacaaaatCTTTAACAGATTCATAA